A segment of the Neochlamydia sp. S13 genome:
ATAATGCTTGGATAAAGTAGGGCATTCTCTTTGATAGGTCACTTGGCTAGAGATGACTACCCATCTTTGTTCAACGCCTGCATAGCAAGAGGTACTCTCAAAAGCTTGATAGCCTTCTACTATCTCTACAGTTTTGTCGTAAGGCACTTCAAATATGAGTTCTTTGGCCTCTTTGATTGGCAGGGGCATACGCGTGACAAATAAGCTTTGTTCTCTTTTAAAGGCTTGCAAGGTAGCTAGAGTATAAAGAGCAATACCTTCTACTATATAGTTCAACATGATTCAAAGCATTTTCGCCCTGAGAAAAGACTGTAAGAGCTTTTTTTTAAATGCTATATTTTCTTTACAAGTCAATCATTGCAAAGCTCTTAATTTCTTGCAAAGTTTACTATGAAACCAAACAAGTTAGATAACCAATAGGGCCACCTTTTTAAATTCTGCTTTAGCGGCGAACTCAATCAAATCATTCTCTTATTTAAGCTATCTTAAGTTGATTGTAGGGAAGCAGCTAGAGGAAGAATTTGATAAGGTGTTTGTAGAAAAACAGGCCAACCAGCTAATCCTGTAAGGTTAGTTGTAGGGTTCCTTACCTTGTAACATATTACGGGGAGCACTAATAGTTTACACTTTTTCAAGCAACATATCTAGGATGGCAGCCCTTGACAAAGTTCTGGATGACATAAGGCTGTTTTTGCCTCATTTTAAGGTGGCTATTTAGCAGTTTTACCATCTGTGCTTTAGTATGAAGTCATTGCTTCCCAATGTGGGATTTTCATCTTGATTTAAAAATTCATCGGGATTTAGTTCTGGGCAATAACTTGGCAAATAGTACAAGCGAATATGCTCCTTGTTTTTTGTGAGCCAATTCTTAACTATTTTTGATTTGTGAGCACGATGCTGGTCAACGATCAAAAACACTTTCCTGTCACATTGTCGAATTATCCTTTTGAGAAATTTAAGAAAAATTTCAGATGTAAAATTCTCGTGAAACACCATAAAATTTAATTTTCCTAAATTAGTAAGAGCGGATATCATATTGCAAGAAAATCGATTTCCTGTTCGCTTCACAACTGGAGTTTTTCCCTTCAAACCATATGTTCTTCCCACGTTGTGGTCCGATCTTAAACCCATCTCATCACCCCAATAGATTGTTGCATTTTCTTTTTTAGATAGCTTTTGGATCGATGGATATTCAATTTTAAACCATTCTTCAATAGCTTTGGGGTTCTGTTCAATCGCACGGCGTGCAGGCTTTTGAGGGGAAAACCCCCAAGTTGCTAAATATCTTCCCACAGTCCACTTGGAAAGCTTAATGTTAAATTTATTCCATATTAGAAGCCCAACAGATTCACGGGTCCATAAGAAAAAAGGCAGCGACAATTGATCTGGGCAAGAATTCTTAATAAAATTCACTATTTGAGCACTTTGCCATGGTTGCAGCTTAGTACCTTTTGGACGCCCTCGCTTATGAATTTTTAACCCTTGTTTACCTGATTCAGAATGCTTTTTTATCCAGTTATAGACGGCTTGACGGCTTACTCCCAAATGTTTGGAGATCTCAGTAGTATTTTTACCATTTAAAAACAGATCTACAGCTTTATGCCGAAGCTGTTGCTGAATGACTGGGGGTAATAAACGAGCATCTGAATATTTCATATGCTTTAAATATAGTTTTAAAGGTATAGTTATTTGAATTCTATTTTTCTAAGGATATATGTATAATCAATTGGCATGGTATATTCACACGATTTAAGAAAAAAAGCTTTGAATTATATAGAGAATGGCGGCTCAATGGCCACAGCTAGTGGGGTGTTTGGCGTAACAGTTCGCACGTTAACAAACTGGATTAAGCGGAAAAAACAAGGTTGCCTAGCTCCTAAAAAAAGACGGCAGAGCCCCAGTAAAATTGATAGTGAAAAGCTAAAATTATATATAAAACAAACTCCGGACGCATACCTTAGAGAAATAGCTGAGGCATTCGGAGTGACAATAACTGCAGTTTTTTATGCCTGTAAAAGACTGAAAATCACTTTAAAAAAAAGACACCCTTCTACAAGGAAAGAGATGAGAATAAGCGAGAAGAATTTAGACAAAAACTAGAAAATATTCCGGAAGAAAATAGGATTTACATAGATGAAAGCGGGATAAATGCCTACTTACAGCGCCAACATGCAAGAGCACCTATAGGAGAAAAGATTTATGGTGCTATAGCAGGTCGTTCATTTGCTAGAGAAAGCTTTATAGCAGCTAAATGCAAGTCTAAAATTTTAGCTCCTTTTTGTTATACAGGTACTTGTAATTCTCTTTTGTTTAACTTTTGGCTAGAAAAAATATTGATACCCGAACTTAAAGCAGGGCAAGTTCTGATTATGGATAATGCTACCTTCCATAAATCGCAAACCACTCATGAGCTTATCAAAAAAGCAGAGTGTGAGATTTTATTTTTACCGCCTTATTCTCCAGATTTAAATACTATTGAAACCTTTTGGGCTAATTTTAAGAAGATTGTAGCAGCAAACTTAAGTAAGTTTTCTACTCTTGCTCAAACCATTGATTACTCTTTTTTAAGTATATGTTAATGAACAGAAATTTAAAATTCAAACCACTATACTTGGTGGATGGAAAGGTTTCATTACCCCTTTTCAACCTTAGAAAACCTTTAAAATTTTTTCAAACGATGAAGAAGGATTGAAATAAATAAATTCTCTTTGATAATTTTAAAAGTAATAAAAAAGGGCTGCATGTATTTTAATAAATTTTGAGCCCTGGCATTCCTGTTGATGCTGAAAAAAATTCGTTTTCATAAAGTTCATTAAAAAACATAACCCTTTAAAATCATTGAAGAAAGGAGGAAAAAATGAAAACTAAAGGCACATGCACTACCTGCGGCAAAACCTATAGTCCCAGCAAAGGAAGCGCTCATTTACTTGGGTGTGCTTTAAAATCTTTACAACCTTCTCAATCGACACCGGAGGGATATTTACTTCGCATCTCATGGGCAGAAGAGCCCGGTCTTTATTGGATGTTTGTCGCTATTCCCCAGAACACTTCCTTAGGATCTCTAGATGCGTTTTTAAGGACTTCATGGTTAGAATGCTGCGGACATCTTAGCGAGTTTACTATTGGCAGACGACATTACATGTCTCATACTGAATCTGGCAAACTTAGCCCCTCTATGAATCATCCAATCGGCAAAATTCTATCTCCAGGCTTAGAGTTTACCTACATTTATGATATGGGATCTTCTACTGAACTCGATATACAAGTCACGGAAAAGCTTGCCGCCTGCCCTCAAAAAGAAATTTCAATTCTTATGCGAAATGATCCTCCTGCTTTTCTATGCGAAGCATGTAATCAAGCGGCTGATATCATTTGCTCTTTATGCGGTTCAAAGCTGTGTGCCAAGTGCAGTACAAGCCACCCCTGTGCTATCGATGAAAAAGATACTTATATGCTTATGCCGCTGGTTAATTCCCCACGCGCAGGCGTATGTGGTTATACAGGAGAATAAAAGGCCACTAGAGGTTAAATTTATCTGGTAATTTCATAACTAATGACTTTTTATCAGAGAGATAAAATACTTATGAATAGCTGTACTCTGGGTCAGTTCAGGATGAAAAGTCGCTCCCAAATGCATTCCTTGCTTTACCAGCACGGCTTCTCCTTGATAAGTCGATAAAACCTCAACCTCCTTACCATACTGATGAATGCGTGGTGCTCTAATAAAGGCTGCAGCCACATCCTCAGCTTGAGAAGAACTCAAGTTAGCTTTTAGATTGGCAATAAAGGACTCATACTGACGGCCAAAGGCATTACGCTCTACAGAAACATTTATAATGCCTAAGGGCTGCATAGGGTCGGCAATTATTTCGTGGGACATCAAGATAAGCCCTGCGCATGTACCAAAAAGAGGCCTTAGCTGGGCAAATTGCTTTAAAGGATAAGACATTTGAATGAAATCAATTTGACGTTTTATAGTGGTGGATTCTCCTCCTGGAATAATCAACCCATGGCACCTACTTAAATCCTCAGGCTTGCGCACCGCGACAGCTTTCACATTTAAAGAATGCACCATATCTATATGCTTAGAAAAAGCACCTTGTAGCGCCAAAACACCAATAGTGGTCATTTACCATCCTCTTTGGGCCAACAAATCTTCTTTTCTTATCTGTTGAATATCCAGTCCTTTCATAGCACTTAGCAGGCCCATAGAAATTTTTGCTAACATCTCGGGATCATTGTAGTAAGTAGCCGCGCCTACAATTGCTTTTGCTCTTTGGGAAGGATCCTCTGATTTAAAAATACCCGAACCTACGAATACACTCTCAGCCCCCAGTTGCATCATTAGGGCCGCATCAGCTGGATTAGCTATCCCACCGGCAGCAAAATTAGGAACTGGCAGTTTACCTTTTTCAGCCACTTGTTTAACGAGATGGTAAGGGGCTCCTAAGCGTTTAGCTTCAGCCATCAGCTCGCTATTATCCATGGTGGTCAGCACGCGCATCTCCCGGTTAAGGGTGCGCAAATGGCGAACAGCCTCAACAATATTTCCTGTGCCAGCTTCACCTTTAGTACGTATCATAGCAGCGCCTTCTCCTATGCGGCGAAGAGCTTCTCCTAAATGACGGCAGCCGCAGACAAAAGGGATCCGAAACGCATGTTTATCAATATGATTTTCTTCATCAGCAGGCGTTAACACCTCACTTTCATCAATAAAATCCACAAATAGGGCTTCAAGAATTTGAGCTTCTACAAAATGCCCAATGCGGCACTTAGCCATTACGGGAATGGAAACCGCTTCTTGAATTTTATGGATAAGCTCAGGCCCTGACATTCTAGCTACACCGCCTTGCGCCCGGATATCTGCTGGAATACGCTCTAAGGCCATCACAGCAACCGCCCCTGCATCCTCTGCAATTTTTGCTTGCTCTGGCGTGGTAACGTCCATAATAACGCCCCCTTTTAACATTTCTGCCAGCCCTACTTTGACTGCAAAAGAACCAGTTCCTGGATGAGCATTGCCATTTTTCAACATACAAGTGAACTCCATAGTAAAATTTCGAGTGACTTTTGAGAAGCTTTAAGCCAGATTTTATCTGTTTGCCTGCATTTAAGCAAATAAGGAAATAGACTTTTCAATAGATCTTTAGTATTTTTCAAAAAAAAGCGGAATCATTAAAGCTATTGAAATTTAAATGCACCCTTTCTATCTCCTTTTAATTTTATAGTTCGCTAAAAGGATTGGCGGCCTGGCCAAAAGTATTTCCTTTCTTACGGCGCTTAATTTCAGAGCGGATAGAAAACAACAAATCTTGGTCAAAATCTTTATTAGCTGCCCACAAAAGAAACTGAAGCGGCACTTCGGTAATAGGCCTTCCTTTATGTTTACCTAAGGGCATAATCTTCATTGAAACAGGGCGAGAGAGAAGGTCGAAAACTTGCTCAACCGTTTTATAAGGCTTTACCAAGTATTTAAATACATCCATATTTACAACCACATCGTTCATGGCACGATGAGCGCCTTCTTCTTGAATATTAAAATGTTTACGCAGCTGTTCAAGGGAATTAATGGGACTCTCACCATAGTGACGCGCTAAACGCAGAGTATCAATATATCGATTGTGTTGGATATGACAAGGAATGTTAGCCCGAGCTGCAGAAGCAGCAATGACTTCCATATCAAACTTAATTCCATGTCCTACTAAAATATCATTACTAACGAATTTGAGAAACTCCGGAAGGTACTCATTAATTTTAGGCTTTCCTTGCACCATCTGCGGCACAATATGATGAATAGCAATCGATGTTTCAGGAATTTCACATTCAGGGTCAATTAAGGATTCACACTGCGCTAAAACTTGCTCTACAGTAAATCGTACAGCCGCTACTTCAATAATACGATCGCTTTGTGGATCTAATCCAGTAGTTTCACAGTCTAAGCAAACAAACGTTTGCGTATGTAATGGCTTCATGCTAGTTCATCCTCTATTGCTTCTGTCAGCATTTTTTGTAATTCTTTACGGCCCACATTTTTAGTTGCTGAATAAAAAAGATGGTGGATATTATCGATGCCAAAAGCTTTTAAAATTTTATCTGCATTAGCTTTTTTTTCATTGGTTGAGATTTTATCTACTTTAGTAAAAACAAGGATCATAGCTTTTTGATAATGAATTACCCATTCCAAGAAGCGCCGATCGTCCTCATTAGGCATG
Coding sequences within it:
- a CDS encoding IS630 family transposase, whose product is MKYSDARLLPPVIQQQLRHKAVDLFLNGKNTTEISKHLGVSRQAVYNWIKKHSESGKQGLKIHKRGRPKGTKLQPWQSAQIVNFIKNSCPDQLSLPFFLWTRESVGLLIWNKFNIKLSKWTVGRYLATWGFSPQKPARRAIEQNPKAIEEWFKIEYPSIQKLSKKENATIYWGDEMGLRSDHNVGRTYGLKGKTPVVKRTGNRFSCNMISALTNLGKLNFMVFHENFTSEIFLKFLKRIIRQCDRKVFLIVDQHRAHKSKIVKNWLTKNKEHIRLYYLPSYCPELNPDEFLNQDENPTLGSNDFILKHRW
- a CDS encoding IS630 transposase-related protein, which encodes MVYSHDLRKKALNYIENGGSMATASGVFGVTVRTLTNWIKRKKQGCLAPKKRRQSPSKIDSEKLKLYIKQTPDAYLREIAEAFGVTITAVFYACKRLKITLKKRHPSTRKEMRISEKNLDKN
- the pdxT gene encoding pyridoxal 5'-phosphate synthase glutaminase subunit PdxT, which encodes MTTIGVLALQGAFSKHIDMVHSLNVKAVAVRKPEDLSRCHGLIIPGGESTTIKRQIDFIQMSYPLKQFAQLRPLFGTCAGLILMSHEIIADPMQPLGIINVSVERNAFGRQYESFIANLKANLSSSQAEDVAAAFIRAPRIHQYGKEVEVLSTYQGEAVLVKQGMHLGATFHPELTQSTAIHKYFISLIKSH
- the pdxS gene encoding pyridoxal 5'-phosphate synthase lyase subunit PdxS → MLKNGNAHPGTGSFAVKVGLAEMLKGGVIMDVTTPEQAKIAEDAGAVAVMALERIPADIRAQGGVARMSGPELIHKIQEAVSIPVMAKCRIGHFVEAQILEALFVDFIDESEVLTPADEENHIDKHAFRIPFVCGCRHLGEALRRIGEGAAMIRTKGEAGTGNIVEAVRHLRTLNREMRVLTTMDNSELMAEAKRLGAPYHLVKQVAEKGKLPVPNFAAGGIANPADAALMMQLGAESVFVGSGIFKSEDPSQRAKAIVGAATYYNDPEMLAKISMGLLSAMKGLDIQQIRKEDLLAQRGW
- a CDS encoding DUF3820 family protein produces the protein MKPLHTQTFVCLDCETTGLDPQSDRIIEVAAVRFTVEQVLAQCESLIDPECEIPETSIAIHHIVPQMVQGKPKINEYLPEFLKFVSNDILVGHGIKFDMEVIAASAARANIPCHIQHNRYIDTLRLARHYGESPINSLEQLRKHFNIQEEGAHRAMNDVVVNMDVFKYLVKPYKTVEQVFDLLSRPVSMKIMPLGKHKGRPITEVPLQFLLWAANKDFDQDLLFSIRSEIKRRKKGNTFGQAANPFSEL